The Arctopsyche grandis isolate Sample6627 chromosome 7, ASM5162203v2, whole genome shotgun sequence genome includes a window with the following:
- the Tnks gene encoding tankyrase, producing the protein MSRRSLVVGGAAEAAVAGGGGAPTTTAPPEGPDSLRALFEACRSGELALVRRLVSPVSVNARDSTGRKSTPLHFAAGYGRRDVVEFLLASGASIHARDDGGLHPLHNACSFGHADVARLLLAAGAPPSARDNWNYTPLHEAAAKGKLDVCIALLQHGADPNIRNTEGKTPLDIADTITRPVLTGDYRKEEVLEAARAGCEERLGALLTPLAVNCHAADGRRSTPLHLAAGYNRARACRLLLQRGADVHAKDKGGLVPLHNACSYGHFEVTEMLIKHGANVNANDLWAFTPLHEAASKSRVEVCSLLLSEGADPTQLNCHGKSAIDVAPTRELQERLVVEYRGHCLLDACRMADSARVKKLLSSHSACLLLTPGPSTPTQVLQSVELRPGSPAGGSPAPPAPTPTVPSTPLTSTSAVNFVHPYTGDTPLHCAAGSVYPKRKQVLEMLIRKGAHLNEKNKDFLTPLHVAADHSHLDAMDVLLRNGAKVNALDGLGQTALHRCARRDAAAACRLLLAHRADPQLISLQGYTALQLAGDSAAPILQEARSEDGVGGCVESERRLLEAARAGDVDTARRLLRARPHLVNCRDLDGRHSTPLHFAAGYNRVRVVELLLQHGADVHAKDKGGLVPLHNACSYGHYEVTELLVRAGASVNVADLWKFTPLHEAAAKGKADIVRLLLKHGADPSRRNRDGLTALQLARDGDAETADLLRGDAALLDAAKRGDLPRVRRLLTPSNINCRDAHGRNSTPLHLAAGYNNLEVAELLVERGAEVDARDKGGLIPLHNASSYGHADVAALLIRSGTSVNATDKWGFAPLHEAAQKGRTQLCALLLAHGADPFLKNQEGQTALELSAADDVRSLLQDAMLGAAPAPPPLPALLHSAAPIPPPPTPQLETVHMPSGNTITLSLPLCDLTYNSGAPSTYSLGSRSECGQAAGSASPFGETESLHSFLSSLGLEHLTELLQREQITLDILGEMSHEDLKQAGVSAYGHRHRLIKGVQMKLSTPEMYAGTMVAELTREDPEFIVVEAEMQASVRSHRDFGHAGGIFSHYNVIRIQKVQNRRLWERYRHRRKEIAEEAGLGSNVGTASPGGSTFAGERMLFHGSPFINAIVQKGFDERHAYIGGMFGAGIYFAEHSSKSNQYVYGMGGGTGCPAHKDRSCYSCHRQLLLCRVCLGRSFVLLSAMKMAHAPPGHHSVAGRPSQGGLCFPEYVVYRGEQAYPEYLITYQIVKPEEGAPVEQAA; encoded by the exons ATGTCCCGCCGGTCGCTGGTGGTGGGGGGCGCGGCCGAGGCTGCCGTGGCGGGGGGCGGAGGCGCTCCGACGACGACTGCGCCCCCCGAAGGCCCCGACTCGCTGAGAGCGCTCTTCGAGGCGTGTCGCTCTGGCGAACTCGCGCTGGTCAGGAGACTCGTCTCTCCGGTGTCCGTCAACGCCAGGGACTCCACGGGCCGGAAGTCCACTCCCCTCCACTTCGCAGCAG GGTATGGAAGAAGAGACGTTGTGGAATTTCTGTTGGCTTCCGGTGCTTCGATCCACGCTCGGGACGACGGTGGCCTTCATCCGTTGCACAATGCCTGCTCCTTCGGACACGCAGACGTAGCTCGATTGCTACTAGCGGCCGGGGCACCGCCTTCAGCTCGCGACAATTGGAACTATACACCGTTGCACGAAGCTGCGGCCAAAGGAAAACTCGACGTCTGCATCG cACTCTTACAACACGGCGCCGATCCAAACATTCGAAATACCGAAGGCAAAACTCCACTCGACATTGCAGATACTATAACCCGACCAGTGTTAACAG gtgACTATCGTAAAGAAGAAGTGTTGGAAGCGGCTCGTGCCGGTTGTGAAGAACGACTCGGTGCACTTTTGACTCCGCTCGCTGTAAATTGTCACGCGGCTGATGGACGTCGGAGTACTCCTTTACACCTAGCAGCGGGCTACAATCGTGCTCGTGCTTGTCGTTTGCTGTTGCAACGCGGTGCAGACGTGCACGCTAAAGATAAAGG gggCTTAGTACCACTACATAATGCATGTTCTTATGGACATTTTGAAGTGACCGAAATGTTGATTAAACACGGAGCCAACGTCAACGCAAACGACTTGTGGGCTTTCACTCCTCTTCACGAAGCAGCTAGCAAATCCCGAGTCGAG GTATGCTCGTTGCTGTTGAGTGAAGGCGCCGACCCTACCCAATTAAACTGTCACGGCAAATCTGCAATAGACGTAGCTCCGACTAGAGAATTGCAAGAACGGCTCGTAG TGGAGTATAGAGGTCACTGTCTTTTGGATGCGTGTCGTATGGCCGACTCCGCTAGGGTTAAAAAATTACTGTCCAGTCATTCTGCGTGTCTTCTTCTCACACCTGGGCCTTCTACGCCTACACAA GTTTTGCAGTCGGTTGAGTTAAGGCCTGGTTCACCGGCTGGAGGTAGTCCGGCACCGCCGGCTCCGACACCGACTGTACCTTCGACTCCGTTAACGTCTACTAGTGCTGTCAATTTCGTCCATCCTTACACGGGTGATACTCCTTTGCATTGTGCTGCCGGTAGCGTTTATCCGAAAAGAAAGCAG GTCCTTGAAATGTTGATTAGAAAGGGCGCTCATttgaatgagaaaaataaagacTTTTTGACGCCATTACATGTAGCTGCCGATCATTCCCATTTAGATGCTATGGATGTATTACTTAGAAATG gtGCTAAAGTTAATGCGCTCGACGGCCTCGGCCAAACGGCTTTGCATAGATGTGCAAGACGAGATGCCGCTGCTGCATGCCGATTGTTATTAGCTCATCGAGCTGATCCTCAATTGATCAGCCTTCAAGGTTACACTGCTTTGCAACTCGCTGGAGACAGTGCTGCTCCAATCCTTCAAG AGGCTCGTAGCGAAGATGGAGTCGGAGGCTGTGTAGAATCTGAGCGTCGTTTGCTCGAAGCTGCTAGAGCTGGAGACGTGGACACTGCTCGCCGGCTTCTACGCGCTCGTCCTCATCTAGTGAATTGTCGAGATCTTGACGGCCGTCACAGCACGCCGTTACACTTCGCCGCTGGATATAATCGAGTACGTGTTGTAGAACTGCTTCTGCAACACGGTGCTGACGTTCATGCTAAGGATAAAgg TGGACTTGTACCGCTACACAATGCGTGCTCGTACGGGCATTACGAAGTGACGGAACTGCTCGTTAGAGCTGGAGCTAGTGTGAATGTTGCCGATCTTTGGAAATTTACACCGTTACACGAGGCGGCTGCTAAAGGAAAGGCTGATATTGTTCGGCTTCTTTTGAAG CACGGGGCCGATCCGTCGCGTCGTAATCGTGACGGTTTGACAGCGCTTCAGCTAGCTAGAGACGGAGACGCCGAAACGGCTGATCTTTTACGTGGTGATGCAGCTTTATTAGATGCTGCCAAGCGTGGAGATCTTCCTCGAGTCCGACGTTTATTAACGCCTTCGAATATCAACTGTAGGGATGCTCATGGTAGAAACTCCACTCCGTTGCATCTCGCAG CGGGATATAATAATTTAGAAGTTGCCGAATTGCTTGTGGAACGTGGGGCTGAAGTGGACGCTCGTGATAAAGGTGGTTTAATTCCGTTGCACAACGCTTCTTCTTATGGACATGCTGACGTTGCCGCTTTGTTGATCCGAAGTGGTACTTCGGTTAACGCTACCGATAAGTGGGGATTTGCTCCGCTGCATGAAGCTGCTCAGAAAGGACGCACTCAATTATGTGCTCTTCTG TTGGCTCACGGTGCTGATCCATTCCTCAAAAATCAAGAAGGTCAGACGGCTTTGGAGCTGAGCGCTGCCGATGATGTTCGTAGTCTATTACAGGATGCTATGCTAGGTGCAGCACCAGCTCCTCCGCCTCTGCCAGCTTTATTACATTCTGCAGCGCCGATTCCACCACCTCCGACTCCTCAACTCGAAACTGTTCATATGCCTAGTGGAAATACAATCACGCTTTCATTGCCg TTGTGTGATTTGACTTATAATTCTGGTGCACCTTCAACTTATTCTTTGGGATCTAGATCTGAATGCGGTCAAGCTGCGGGTTCAGCTTCACCGTTCGGCGAGACAGAAAGTCTTCACTCATTTTTATCTAG tCTGGGTTTGGAACACTTGACGGAATTGTTGCAACGGGAACAGATAACTTTGGATATTCTCGGTGAAATGTCGCACGAAGATTTGAAACAGGCCGGTGTATCGGCGTATGGTCACCGTCACCGGTTAATCAAGGGCGTTCAAATGAAGCTGTCTACGCCAG aaatgTACGCCGGTACAATGGTAGCCGAATTGACTAGGGAAGATCCTGAGTTTATCGTAGTCGAAGCTGAAATGCAAGCTTCAGTCCGAAGCCACAGAGATTTCGGTCATGCTGGAGGAATATTTTCTCATTATAATGTTATTAGA attcaAAAGGTTCAAAATAGGCGACTATGGGAACGATATAGACATCGTAGAAAAGAAATAGCCGAAGAAGCCGGTTTAGGTTCTAATGTAGGAACTGCATCTCCTGGTGGTTCAACTTTCGCCGGTGAAAGAATGTTATTCCACGGATCACCGTTTATAAACGCTATAGTTCAAAAGGGATTCGATGAACGACACGCTTATATAG gtGGTATGTTTGGGGCTGGTATATATTTTGCTGAACATTCTTCAAAGAGTAatcaatatgtatatggaatggGTGGAGGAACTGGATGTCCAGCTCATAAAGATAGGAGTTGTTATTCCTGTCATAG ACAATTGTTACTGTGTCGTGTCTGTCTCGGTCGGTCATTCGTACTGTTGAGTGCGATGAAGATGGCTCACGCTCCACCCGGTCATCACTCGGTAGCCGGTCGGCCTAG